A section of the Falco biarmicus isolate bFalBia1 chromosome 3, bFalBia1.pri, whole genome shotgun sequence genome encodes:
- the MIB2 gene encoding E3 ubiquitin-protein ligase MIB2 isoform X3 has product MGIGSCFNRTSDPLFTITVLVSPRQNLTRITLKGTFQGAKVVRGPDWEWGNQDGGEGKTGRVVDIRGWDVETGRSVASVTWSDGTTNVYRVGHKGKVDLKCTVEASGGFYYKEHLPKLGKPAELQRKESTDRHPFQHGDKVKCLLDIDILREMQEGHGGWNPKMAEFIGQTGTVHRITDRGDVRVQFNSETRWTFHPGALTKLNTFWVGDVVRVIDDMETVKRFQPGHGEWTDEMAPTLGHIGKVIKVYGDGDLRVSVGGQSWTFNPACLTAYQRDEEANLMTTENAKESKSTLITVLEKLLSQKTESEHAGCLVICAALNNAAKVSELLQKYPDKVDAKNQGRTALQIASYQGHLDIVRILLQAHAAVNLRDEEGDTALHYAAFGNQAEVARVLLGKGASADLLNNAKCTALFVAVSQGFTEVVRTLCEFNCDVNLPDSQGDTPLHYAITADCKVVIEILTEVPNIDFTVQNCQGFNLLHYSALKGNKLAIKKILARARQLVDSKKEDGFTALHLAALNNHKEVAEILIKEGRCDVNLKNNRNQTPLHLAVIQGHVGMVQLLVSEGSDVNAEDEDGDTAMHIALERQQLMSLMMEKREGEMGLSLLSKLQASGFLGNVELNVGTAIACYLAQEGADINYANHRGKSPLDLIADGRIVQIVKDFSQKFREQQISSDSSAITCSLRRVHTTPNTMTNLSVSSVAVPTECLVCSELALLIHFFPCQHSIVCEECSRRMKKCIKCQVTITKKLKQDSTEVECSPGSESTDQRKLMEELQNRYRQMEERITCPICIDDQIKLVFQCGHGSCPDCSTALTVCPICRQAIRERIQIFV; this is encoded by the exons GTGGTGAAGGTAAAACTGGACGTGTTGTTGATATCCGTGGCTGGGATGTAGAGACGGGACGCAGTGTGGCCAGCGTCACGTGGTCTGATGGTACTACAAATGTCTACAGAGTTGGACACAAGGGAAAAGTGGACCTGAAATGTACTGTGGAGGCATCCGGTGGCTTTTACTACAAAGAGCATCTCCCAAAATTAG GAAAaccagctgagctgcagaggaaagaaagcacGGACAGGCATCCGTTCCAGCATGGGGACAAAGTGAAATGCTTGCTGGACATCGACATCTTGCGGGAGATGCAGGAGGGCCATGGTGGCTGGAACCCTAAAATGGCTGAG TTCATTGGCCAGACAGGGACTGTGCACAGAATCACGGACAGAGGGGACGTGAGGGTCCAGTTCAACAGTGAAACCCGCTGGACTTTCCATCCTGGAGCTCTGACTAAG cTCAACACCTTTTGGGTTGGTGATGTTGTCCGGGTGATAGATGATATGGAAACAGTGAAGCGATTCCAACCTGGTCATGGGGAGTGGACAGATGAAATGGCACCT ACCCTAGGGCACATCGGCAAAGTGATCAAAGTCTATGGGGATGGAGATTTGCGAGTGTCGGTTGGAGGGCAGTCCTGGACGTTTAACCCAGCTTGCCTGACAGCTTATCAGAGAGATGAGGAAGCAAACCTCATGACAACGGAGAATGCAAAGGAATCAAAAA GTACTTTGATTACTGTATTGGAGAAACTGCTGTCCCAGAAGACGGAGTCAGAGCATGCAGGCTGTCTGGTCATTTGTGCAGCACTGAACAATGCAGCTAAAGTTTCGGAGCTCCTTCAGAAGTACCCGGACAAG GTCGACGCAAAGAACCAGGGCAGAACTGCCCTGCAGATCGCCTCTTATCAGGGGCATCTGGATATTGTgaggattttgctgcaggcacaTGCCGCTGTCAACCTGAGGGATGAAGAGGGCGATACAGCGCTGCACTATGCAGCTTTCGG AAACCAAGCTGAGGTTGCCCGTGTTCTTCTTGGTAAAGGAGCCAGTGCAGACCTGTTAAACAATGCGAAGTGCACAGCATTGTTTGTTGCTGTCAGTCAAGGATTCACAGAGGTGGTGCGGACCCTCTGTGAGTTCAACTGTGATGTCAACCTCCCA GATTCCCAGGGAGACACTCCCCTGCATTATGCTATCACTGCAGATTGCAAAGTCGTTATTGAGATTCTCACTGAAGTACCCAACATAGACTTCACTGTCCAGAATTGTCAAGGCTTCAACCTGCTCCACTATTCTGCTCTAAAAGGCAACAAGCT AGCCATAAAGAAGATACTAGCAAGAGCTCGGCAGCTGGTTGATTCCAAAAAGGAAGATGGCTTCACTGCCCTGCACCTTGCTGCTCTTAATAATCACAAAGAAGTGGCAGAAATTCTCATCAAAgag GGTCGTTGTGATGTCAACCTCAAGAACAACCGCAACCAGACACCACTGCACCTGGCTGTCATCCAGGGACATGTAGGGATGGTGCAACTGCTGGTCAGTGAAGGCAGTGATGTCAATGCTGAAGATGAGGATGGGGACACAGCCATGCACATTGCCTTGGAACGGCAGCAGTTAATGTCACTCATGATGGAGAAGCGTGAAGGAGAGATGGGATTGTCCCTTCTTTCCAAG CTGCAGGCTTCTGGCTTTCTTGGAAATGTAGAGCTGAATGTTGGAACTGCAATTGCATGTTACTTAGCACAAGAAGGAGCAGATATTAATTATGCAAACCATCGGGGAAAGTCTCCTTTAGACCTCATTGCAGATGGAAGGATTGTCCAGATTGTGAAAGACTTCTCACAGAAATTCAG GGAACAGCAGATTTCTTCAGACAGCTCAGCCATCACCTGCAGCCTTCGCCGTGTGCACACTACCCCCAACACAATGACCAACCTTAGTGTCTCGAGTGTGGCAGTCCCCACAGAGTGCCTGGTCTGCTCAGAGCTGGCCTTGCTCATACATTTCTTCCCATGCCAGCACAGTATTGTCTGTGAAG AATGCTCCAGGAGAATGAAGAAGTGCATCAAATGTCAAGTGACAATAAccaaaaaactgaaacaag ACAGCACCGAGGTGGAGTGCAGCCCAGGCTCTGAATCCACAGATCAGAGGAAGCTCATGGAGGAGCTGCAGAACCGCTACCGGCAGATGGAAGAGCGCATCACCTGCCCTATTTGCATTGATGACCAAATCAAACTGGTCTTCCAGTGTGGACACGGCTCTTGCCcagactgcagcacagccctTACTGTCTGCCCCATCTGCCGGCAGGCTATCCGGGAGAGGATTCAGATATTTGTCTAA